The following are encoded in a window of Salmo trutta chromosome 9, fSalTru1.1, whole genome shotgun sequence genomic DNA:
- the LOC115200006 gene encoding aspartate beta-hydroxylase domain-containing protein 2 encodes MEWSLERVREMVAGGMQSMRDCESSAFGTAMCLLLLFVWYCYRVGREHSSSPLRGGYSAEPSRVGGGGGALISTERDGKAKGRPVSGVEEPNGFAYCQSAESFRCTNTGDGLNQKLYHSLQDYAKRYTWSGMGRVHKGVRDQGRYLTSRPTIQRPEVFFLPDLPSAPFFSRDAQKHDVELLERSFPALLAEFESIYHAPPSRAGSSLPLGWKSNSTPHGQWWTFYLLNQGTPLALNARRCPRAWRVLSQLRTFIANNVFGNACFSVLTPGALITEHYGPTNVRLRCHLGLRVPSSCELVVGGEPQCWSEGSCLLFDDSFLHRAFHEGGPEDGPRVVFMVDLWHPNVAAAERQALDYIFTPGR; translated from the exons ATGGAGTGGTCActagagagggtgagggagatggTGGCTGGAGGGATGCAGTCTATGAGGGACTGTGAGTCCAGTGCCTTTGGCACAGCCATGTGCCTGCTGCTGCTCTTTGTGTGGTACTGTTACAGGGTAGGTCGTGAGCACAGCTCCTCTCCCCTGCGTGGGGGGTACAGCGCTGAGCCCAGTCGAgtaggagggggtgggggggccttgatcagcacagagagagatggcAAGGCTAAAGGCAGGCCGGTGTCAGGGGTGGAGGAGCCGAACGGCTTTGCTTACTGCCAGTCCGCTGAGTCCTTTCGCTGCACCAACACAGGGGACGGTCTCAATCAGAAGCTGTACCACAGCCTGCAAGATTACGCCAAACGCTACACCTGGTCGGGCATGGGCAGGGTACACAAAGGGGTACGAGACCAGGGTCGCTACCTCACCAGCCGGCCCACCATCCAGAGGCCAGAGGTGTTCTTCCTCCCTGACCTGCCCTCAGCACCCTTCTTCTCCCGGGACGCACAGAAGCATGACGTGGAGCTGCTGGAGAGGAGCTTCCCTGCTCTGCTGGCTGAGTTTGAGAGCATCTACCACGCCCCCCCATCAAGGGCCGGCTCCTCCCTTCCTTTGGGCTGGAAGTCCAACAGCACCCCCCATGGCCAGTGGTGGACCTTCTACTTGTTGAACCAGGGCACTCCGCTGGCCCTCAATGCCAGGAGGTGCCCCCGGGCCTGGAGGGTGCTGAGTCAGCTGCGCACCTTTATCGCCAACAACGTGTTTGGAAACGCCTGCTTCTCTGTGCTAACCCCGGGAGCCCTGATTACTGAGCATTACGGCCCAACCAACGTCAGGCTGCGCTGCCACCTGG GTCTTAGAGTGCCCTCTTCCTGTGAGCTGGTGGTTGGCGGTGAGCCACAGTGCTGGTCTGAGGGGAGCTGTCTGCTGTTTGATGACTCCTTCCTCCACAGGGCCTTCCATGAGG GCGGCCCAGAGGACGGCCCCAGGGTTGTCTTCATGGTGGACCTCTGGCACCCTAATGTGGCAGCTGCTGAGAGACAGGCTCTGGACTACATCTTCACCCCTGGGCGCTGA